The following are encoded together in the Pedobacter steynii genome:
- a CDS encoding citrate synthase: MSDIAEIKIDGKVYEFPVITGTEGEKSIDISKLRDLTGHITLDLGYKNTGSTKSAITFLDGEKGILKYRGYPIEVLAEKSTFLEVAYLLIYGDLPKQEQLDDFQASISRHTLIHEDMKKFLDGYPSKSHPMAQLASLVCSLSTFYPESLNANSDPETMDLTMIKLLAKFPTIVSFIYKKSLGHPLIYPKNKYDYVSNFLNMIFGQRTEEVEIDPVVVKAMNTLLILHADHEQNCSASTVRMVGSSDCNLYASVSAGIAALWGPLHGGANQAVIEMLERIKEDGGDTEKWINKAKDKNDPFRMMGFGHRVYKNFDPRAKIIKKACDEILEKLGINDPVLEIAKKLEEAALNDPYFVERKLYPNVDFYSGIIYRALGFPTDMFTVLFALGRLPGWIAQWKEMHENKEPIGRPRQVYVGHTNRDFTDISAR, translated from the coding sequence ATGTCAGATATTGCAGAAATTAAGATTGACGGAAAAGTCTATGAATTTCCCGTTATTACAGGTACCGAAGGGGAGAAGTCGATAGATATTTCTAAGCTTAGAGATTTAACAGGTCACATTACATTAGACCTTGGTTACAAAAATACGGGATCAACAAAAAGTGCAATTACCTTTTTAGACGGTGAAAAAGGAATTTTAAAATACCGCGGTTACCCAATCGAAGTGCTTGCAGAAAAATCAACTTTTCTGGAGGTAGCCTACCTGCTTATATATGGCGATTTACCCAAACAAGAACAACTGGATGATTTTCAGGCTTCGATCAGTCGTCATACACTGATTCACGAAGACATGAAGAAGTTTTTGGATGGATATCCTTCTAAATCTCATCCAATGGCGCAACTGGCTTCTTTGGTGTGCTCATTGTCAACATTCTATCCGGAATCTTTAAATGCAAATTCTGATCCGGAGACCATGGACCTGACCATGATCAAACTATTGGCGAAATTCCCAACCATAGTATCTTTCATTTATAAAAAATCTTTAGGTCATCCGCTGATCTATCCAAAAAATAAATACGACTACGTTAGCAATTTCTTAAACATGATCTTCGGTCAGCGTACGGAAGAAGTGGAAATTGATCCGGTAGTAGTAAAAGCAATGAATACTTTACTGATCCTTCATGCTGATCATGAGCAGAACTGTTCTGCTTCAACAGTAAGAATGGTAGGTTCTTCAGACTGTAACCTGTACGCTTCAGTATCTGCAGGAATCGCAGCACTTTGGGGCCCGCTTCATGGTGGTGCAAACCAGGCTGTAATCGAAATGCTGGAGCGCATTAAAGAAGATGGTGGAGATACAGAGAAATGGATCAACAAAGCAAAAGATAAAAACGATCCTTTCCGTATGATGGGTTTTGGTCACCGTGTTTATAAAAACTTTGATCCAAGAGCAAAAATCATCAAGAAAGCTTGTGATGAGATCCTGGAGAAATTAGGCATCAATGATCCTGTTCTGGAAATTGCGAAAAAACTGGAAGAAGCTGCATTAAACGATCCTTACTTCGTAGAACGTAAATTGTACCCTAACGTTGATTTCTACTCAGGAATCATTTACAGGGCTTTAGGCTTCCCTACAGATATGTTTACGGTATTGTTTGCCTTAGGTCGCCTACCGGGATGGATTGCACAATGGAAAGAAATGCATGAGAACAAAGAACCTATCGGTCGCCCACGTCAGGTGTATGTAGGTCATACCAACAGAGATTTTACGGACATCAGCGCCAGATAA
- a CDS encoding DUF3667 domain-containing protein, which produces MSGRYRKEKNCLNCGHTVEDHFCSHCGQENIIVEEDALHMIVHATADYFHFESKFFGTIKPLLIKPGWLTQQYVDGKRVKFIHPIRLYIFVSIVFFLVILSGGHKAKKHVEVAPETKEETLKKDSLQKDGLTRLKEGLSTVPVPGALKDSIISDINKNAKARKKDQESEPVYFKLDSVLRGKFETVEDYDKHQKSLPKSEQDNFIENYIAKKNIDLKDYPGDIGKKVLEDFLHNLPKMMFLLLPLFALLLKLIYIRKKKYYYEHLIFSFHLHSALFLSILITIFLSWLSGFVYNATGFMRGACFFYIVWYIYRSLRTFYNSSRWITVFKIFFLLFGYTILVSITFLIGILISVVLM; this is translated from the coding sequence ATGTCAGGTAGATACCGTAAAGAAAAAAACTGTTTAAACTGCGGCCATACGGTTGAAGATCATTTCTGTTCGCATTGCGGACAGGAAAACATCATCGTTGAAGAAGATGCTTTGCACATGATCGTTCATGCAACAGCTGATTATTTCCATTTTGAGTCGAAGTTTTTCGGCACAATAAAGCCCCTTCTGATAAAACCGGGATGGCTTACACAACAATACGTGGACGGTAAAAGGGTAAAGTTTATTCACCCTATCCGTTTATATATTTTTGTGAGTATTGTTTTCTTTCTGGTGATCCTTAGTGGTGGTCACAAAGCAAAAAAACATGTTGAAGTTGCTCCGGAAACAAAGGAAGAAACACTAAAAAAAGACAGTCTTCAAAAAGATGGCCTTACAAGACTAAAAGAAGGTCTTTCGACCGTCCCGGTTCCCGGAGCATTGAAAGACAGCATCATTAGTGACATTAATAAAAACGCAAAAGCACGTAAGAAGGATCAGGAATCCGAGCCGGTATATTTCAAGCTGGACAGTGTATTACGGGGGAAATTTGAGACAGTCGAGGACTACGATAAGCACCAAAAGAGCCTGCCGAAATCAGAGCAGGACAATTTCATTGAAAATTATATCGCTAAAAAAAATATAGATCTTAAAGATTATCCCGGTGATATAGGGAAAAAGGTGTTGGAGGATTTTCTTCACAATCTCCCAAAGATGATGTTCCTCCTGCTCCCTTTATTCGCATTACTATTAAAGCTGATATATATCCGTAAAAAGAAATACTATTACGAACATCTGATCTTTTCTTTTCACCTCCATTCGGCATTATTTCTAAGTATATTGATTACGATATTTCTTAGCTGGCTCTCAGGCTTCGTTTATAATGCAACTGGTTTTATGCGGGGAGCATGTTTCTTTTACATTGTTTGGTATATCTACCGTTCTTTAAGAACCTTTTATAACAGTAGCCGATGGATCACTGTTTTTAAGATCTTCTTCCTTTTGTTTGGTTATACCATTTTGGTTTCCATCACTTTTCTTATTGGAATCCTGATATCGGTTGTACTCATGTAA
- a CDS encoding histone deacetylase, producing MVKIAWHNLFAHPLPKGHRFPMIKYELIPEQLLYEGVISTSNLFSPEEVLEEVVLLSHNRGYWEQLSDLTLPEREQRRIGFPLTAQLLERERRIAQGTIDGALHAKANGIAFNVAGGTHHAGSNWGEGFCLLNDQAIAANYLLHNGLSSKILIIDLDVHQGNGTAEIFYKEPRVFTFSMHGDKNFPFRKETSDLDIPLEEGLADEQFLDKLEETLPLLLAHQPDFVFYLSGVDVLESDKLGKLALSKEGCKERDRKVLQFCKYNGLPVQVSMGGGYSPNIKDIVDAHCNTFKIGLDIFE from the coding sequence ATGGTTAAGATTGCCTGGCATAATTTGTTTGCACACCCTTTGCCCAAAGGACATCGCTTTCCGATGATCAAATATGAACTGATCCCGGAGCAACTGCTGTATGAAGGGGTAATTAGCACTTCGAATTTGTTCTCTCCGGAAGAGGTTTTGGAAGAGGTGGTTTTGTTAAGTCATAATCGGGGGTACTGGGAACAACTCAGCGATTTAACACTTCCAGAAAGGGAACAAAGACGAATTGGTTTTCCGTTAACGGCGCAATTGCTGGAAAGGGAAAGGAGAATTGCTCAGGGAACGATTGACGGGGCATTGCATGCTAAAGCAAATGGAATTGCCTTTAACGTAGCAGGAGGAACACATCATGCCGGAAGCAATTGGGGAGAAGGCTTTTGCTTGTTAAACGATCAGGCAATTGCTGCAAATTACCTGCTGCACAATGGACTGTCTTCGAAAATCTTAATTATAGATTTAGATGTTCATCAGGGAAATGGAACGGCAGAAATTTTTTATAAGGAACCCCGGGTATTTACGTTTTCTATGCATGGGGATAAGAATTTTCCCTTCAGAAAGGAAACATCAGACCTGGATATCCCTCTGGAAGAGGGGCTTGCTGATGAACAGTTTTTGGATAAACTGGAAGAAACACTTCCTTTACTTTTAGCACATCAGCCTGACTTTGTATTCTACCTGTCAGGGGTAGACGTACTGGAAAGTGATAAGCTTGGAAAGCTGGCTTTATCAAAAGAGGGTTGTAAAGAGCGGGACAGGAAGGTATTGCAATTTTGTAAATACAACGGCCTACCCGTACAAGTAAGTATGGGTGGGGGCTATTCTCCAAACATTAAGGATATTGTAGATGCACATTGTAATACATTTAAAATCGGTTTAGATATTTTTGAATAA
- a CDS encoding nucleoside permease has translation MNVKLRLTLMNFLQFFIWGSWLITIGVYWFQNKKWSGAEFGAIFSTMGISSIFMPALTGIISDRFINAEKLYGALHIMGAIVLFTLPMVTDPSVFFWVILLNMIFYMPTLSLSITVAYSALKSNNKDVVKDYPPIRIWGTIGFIAALWVVSLTGNEASSNQFYIASAVSLALGIYAFTLPKCPPLASKIATKSFVDALGLRAFTLFRQRKFAVFFFFSMFLGAALQLTNAYGDTFLHDFKNVPEYQDLLAVKYPAVIMSISQISETLFILAIPFFLRKFGIKYVMLFSMIAWVLRFGLFAFADPAGGLWMIILSCIIYGMAFDFFNISGSLFVETQIDEKIRGSAQGLFMMMVNGFGALFGSFASGYIIQQFFTNADQSKDWYHIWITFASYTLVLAIIFPFIFKYKHNKAEAKAIEAMNH, from the coding sequence ATGAATGTTAAGTTACGCTTAACGCTGATGAATTTCCTACAGTTTTTCATATGGGGATCATGGCTAATTACCATCGGAGTATATTGGTTTCAAAACAAAAAATGGTCTGGTGCTGAATTTGGAGCCATATTCTCTACTATGGGAATTTCTTCTATTTTCATGCCCGCGCTTACGGGAATCATTTCTGATCGTTTTATCAATGCCGAAAAACTGTATGGAGCATTGCATATTATGGGAGCAATAGTGCTTTTCACCTTACCTATGGTGACCGATCCATCGGTTTTCTTTTGGGTGATCCTCCTGAATATGATTTTTTATATGCCTACACTCTCTTTATCCATAACTGTAGCTTATTCCGCATTAAAAAGCAACAATAAAGATGTGGTAAAAGATTATCCGCCAATTCGGATCTGGGGAACCATAGGTTTTATTGCAGCGTTATGGGTGGTGAGTCTTACTGGAAATGAAGCTTCTTCCAATCAGTTTTATATTGCATCGGCAGTTTCTTTAGCATTGGGAATATATGCATTTACGCTTCCGAAATGTCCTCCTCTGGCCAGTAAAATTGCTACAAAGTCCTTTGTTGATGCTTTAGGTTTAAGGGCATTCACCTTGTTTAGACAGCGAAAATTTGCGGTTTTCTTCTTCTTTTCTATGTTTTTAGGTGCTGCCTTACAGTTGACGAATGCCTATGGAGATACCTTTCTGCATGATTTCAAAAATGTACCTGAATATCAGGACCTTCTTGCCGTAAAATATCCTGCTGTAATTATGTCGATTTCCCAAATATCGGAGACCTTGTTCATCCTTGCCATTCCTTTTTTCCTACGAAAATTCGGTATAAAATACGTGATGTTATTTAGTATGATTGCCTGGGTGTTGCGCTTTGGCCTATTTGCCTTTGCTGATCCGGCCGGTGGCCTGTGGATGATCATTTTATCTTGTATTATTTATGGAATGGCTTTTGACTTTTTCAATATATCCGGTTCCTTATTTGTGGAAACACAGATAGACGAAAAAATAAGAGGTAGTGCCCAAGGTTTATTTATGATGATGGTAAACGGTTTTGGCGCCCTTTTTGGAAGTTTTGCGAGCGGGTACATTATACAGCAGTTTTTCACCAATGCAGATCAAAGTAAAGACTGGTATCACATCTGGATTACTTTTGCATCCTATACTTTGGTTTTAGCCATCATATTCCCTTTCATTTTCAAATACAAGCACAATAAGGCAGAAGCAAAAGCCATTGAGGCGATGAACCACTAA
- a CDS encoding bestrophin family protein — MIHYNPKDWITFIFHFDKADTFRKLWPLMISVALFSGAIAYLELNYLKLSDSSYVKNIGMMHSLLGFVISMLLVFRTNTSYDRWWEGRRLLGALTNVSRNFAIKIKALRMAKEDNEFFDYAIPKYAFALKEHLREKQYFGKNSLLIEVDGGKHIPNQVATSISTRIFDLQASGKISQEQLIILNADVQQFTDICGGCERIKRTPIPYSYSAFIKKFLFIYVITLPFGWVFSLGYFVVPIVPFILYVLASLELIAEEIEDPFGLDANDLPVDEICNNIEKHVGEILK, encoded by the coding sequence ATGATCCACTATAACCCGAAAGACTGGATCACCTTTATCTTTCATTTTGATAAAGCAGATACCTTCAGAAAATTATGGCCATTGATGATTAGTGTAGCCCTCTTTTCAGGGGCCATCGCTTATCTGGAACTAAATTACCTGAAACTTTCAGACAGTTCTTATGTAAAGAATATAGGAATGATGCATAGTCTGTTGGGCTTTGTGATTTCCATGTTGCTGGTTTTCCGTACCAATACCTCATACGACAGGTGGTGGGAAGGCCGAAGGTTGCTGGGTGCACTAACCAATGTAAGCAGAAATTTTGCTATAAAAATCAAGGCCTTGAGAATGGCTAAAGAGGATAATGAATTTTTTGACTATGCCATCCCTAAATATGCGTTTGCTTTAAAAGAGCATTTAAGGGAAAAACAGTACTTTGGAAAGAACAGTTTACTGATCGAAGTTGATGGAGGAAAACACATTCCAAACCAGGTTGCAACGAGTATTTCCACGAGAATTTTTGACCTTCAGGCAAGTGGAAAGATCAGCCAGGAACAATTGATTATACTTAATGCAGATGTTCAGCAGTTTACTGATATCTGCGGTGGTTGTGAGCGGATTAAGCGAACGCCAATTCCTTATTCTTACAGCGCTTTTATTAAGAAATTTCTCTTCATCTATGTGATTACTCTTCCTTTTGGATGGGTGTTTAGTCTGGGGTATTTTGTGGTGCCTATCGTGCCTTTTATCTTGTATGTGCTCGCCAGTTTGGAGTTGATTGCAGAAGAGATTGAAGACCCTTTTGGTTTGGATGCCAATGATCTGCCGGTAGATGAGATCTGTAATAATATAGAAAAACATGTAGGAGAGATCCTGAAATAA
- a CDS encoding DUF1801 domain-containing protein — protein sequence MKTDFVEIFQTIRAALQPYATLGFSNRLNSETAYELWSDKNVVIEGRKRTEVFFASVVIQKGHVGFYYMPVYAEPDMKAVFDPKLLKLLKGKSCFHIKQLDEELLSMIESALAEGYKLYKEKGWVA from the coding sequence ATGAAAACGGATTTTGTAGAAATATTTCAAACCATCAGGGCCGCATTGCAGCCTTATGCAACTTTAGGATTCAGCAATCGCCTGAATAGTGAAACCGCATATGAATTGTGGAGTGATAAAAACGTCGTGATCGAAGGTCGCAAAAGAACAGAAGTATTTTTTGCCAGTGTGGTGATTCAAAAGGGCCATGTCGGTTTTTATTATATGCCGGTTTATGCAGAACCGGATATGAAAGCCGTTTTTGATCCGAAGTTGTTGAAATTGTTAAAGGGAAAATCCTGCTTTCATATCAAACAGCTGGATGAAGAACTCCTGTCAATGATCGAAAGCGCATTGGCAGAGGGATATAAATTATATAAGGAAAAAGGTTGGGTAGCATAA
- a CDS encoding DNA topoisomerase 3, whose protein sequence is MKIVIAEKPSVGRELAKVFGATTRKDGYIEGNGYSFTWAFGHLLQLAPPQEYGFIGWRRQHLPMLPKKFKLAIRKIKTKDGLVEDPGVRKQLDTIKMLFDEATEIIVATDAGREGELIFRYIYYFLKCKKPFKRLWISSQTDEAIKEGFRNLKPGTDYDTLFNSAHCRSESDWLVGMNATQALSISAGNRSVLSLGRVQTPTLAMICSRFLEIKNFVPQTYYQLAIQLDKDGQLFKAVSVNNFNKKEEAQELFDKIEDVDSGFPNGGKIISVEAKPRKEPPPLLHDLSSLQQEANKRKGFTADQTLSLLQGLYESKLVTYPRTGSRYIGDDVFAGVPNLIDKLKDHKDFGKQAEFLTTAKLNKRSVNAKKVTDHHAILPTGESAYQLSGDKQAIYDMVVGRMLEAFHEECVKEITKISIESGSLFIANGTVIRSAGWRSVFNESDEEKKDEENPSLPKVKKGEELPVVNKAFLEKQTKPKPMYNEASLLKALETSGKDIEDEELRYAMKDSGLGTPATRASIIETLINREYILREKRNLVPTAKGLAVYDVVKDQKIAQAELTGQWEKRLEEIRSGASVADFKAEITEYTKAITHEMLLAGNGLAAKLSPTKEEKSAETPAAS, encoded by the coding sequence ATGAAGATTGTAATTGCAGAAAAGCCCTCTGTAGGGCGTGAGTTGGCGAAAGTCTTCGGTGCTACGACAAGAAAAGATGGATATATTGAAGGAAACGGGTATTCTTTTACCTGGGCCTTTGGGCATTTACTTCAATTGGCTCCACCACAGGAATATGGTTTTATCGGCTGGAGAAGGCAACATTTGCCGATGCTGCCTAAAAAATTCAAATTGGCGATCCGTAAGATTAAAACGAAAGACGGTTTGGTGGAAGATCCGGGGGTAAGGAAACAACTGGATACCATTAAAATGCTTTTTGATGAGGCTACGGAGATTATAGTGGCTACGGATGCCGGGAGGGAAGGCGAATTGATCTTCCGCTATATTTACTATTTCCTGAAATGTAAAAAGCCTTTTAAGCGGCTGTGGATCTCTTCGCAGACTGATGAAGCAATTAAAGAGGGGTTCAGAAACCTGAAACCGGGTACGGATTACGATACCTTGTTCAACTCTGCACATTGCAGGTCAGAGTCCGACTGGCTGGTTGGAATGAACGCCACCCAGGCTTTGAGCATCTCCGCCGGAAACCGTTCAGTATTGTCGTTGGGAAGGGTGCAAACGCCTACTCTGGCCATGATCTGCTCTCGTTTTCTGGAAATCAAAAACTTTGTTCCGCAAACGTATTATCAGCTGGCCATTCAGCTGGATAAAGACGGGCAGCTGTTTAAAGCAGTTTCTGTAAACAATTTTAACAAAAAGGAAGAAGCTCAGGAGCTATTTGATAAAATTGAGGATGTGGATTCCGGTTTTCCTAATGGTGGTAAAATCATCAGCGTTGAAGCGAAGCCGAGAAAAGAACCGCCCCCGCTATTGCATGATTTAAGTAGTTTACAGCAGGAAGCAAATAAACGTAAGGGATTTACTGCCGATCAGACGCTTAGTCTGTTACAGGGCTTGTATGAGAGTAAGCTGGTTACTTATCCGCGTACTGGCAGCCGTTATATTGGAGATGATGTATTTGCGGGGGTTCCAAATCTGATTGACAAATTAAAAGACCATAAGGATTTTGGTAAACAGGCAGAGTTCCTGACTACGGCAAAGCTGAACAAGAGAAGCGTTAACGCCAAGAAAGTGACGGATCACCATGCAATTCTGCCTACAGGTGAGTCTGCATATCAGCTAAGCGGAGATAAGCAGGCCATTTATGATATGGTGGTAGGTCGTATGCTGGAAGCCTTCCATGAAGAATGTGTGAAAGAGATCACCAAGATATCCATAGAGTCCGGTTCGCTGTTTATCGCGAATGGAACTGTAATCCGGTCCGCAGGATGGAGGTCGGTATTCAATGAAAGTGATGAAGAAAAGAAAGATGAAGAAAACCCTTCTTTACCAAAAGTGAAAAAAGGAGAGGAATTGCCGGTAGTTAATAAAGCCTTTCTGGAAAAACAGACCAAACCTAAACCAATGTATAATGAAGCTTCGCTGCTTAAGGCACTGGAGACCTCAGGTAAAGACATAGAGGATGAAGAACTGCGCTATGCCATGAAAGATAGTGGGCTGGGCACTCCGGCAACAAGGGCTTCGATTATCGAGACCCTGATCAACAGAGAGTATATCCTGCGTGAAAAGAGAAACCTGGTGCCGACTGCAAAAGGACTTGCAGTATACGATGTGGTGAAAGACCAGAAAATTGCTCAGGCGGAACTGACCGGACAATGGGAGAAACGCCTGGAAGAGATCCGTTCGGGTGCTTCAGTGGCTGACTTTAAAGCAGAAATCACGGAGTATACTAAGGCGATTACGCATGAGATGTTGCTGGCAGGGAATGGCCTGGCTGCAAAGCTAAGTCCGACGAAGGAAGAAAAATCTGCAGAAACGCCTGCAGCATCATAA
- the miaA gene encoding tRNA (adenosine(37)-N6)-dimethylallyltransferase MiaA, with product MEQHPLLVILGPTASGKTKLAVRLAEALHGELISADSRQVFRGMDIGTGKDLKEYKINGKQIPYHLINIRAAGEKYNVNEFKEDFYQVFEALTVKKILPVLCGGTGMYVHSIFQDHEYTAIPVNEPLREELRLKDIADLRELLKGYPAVLTQHADLSSFKRLIRAIEIAEYLSHHELVSVKRPLIKPFVVGLTSDVSLRRKRILQRMELRLEEGMIGEVETLLESGVDPEVLTFYGLEYKFVVAYLSGTLSYTELKVQLGTAICQFAKRQMTFFRKMEKDGVVIHWFDTDQDSDQLFSQVLGAYIHRKGL from the coding sequence ATGGAGCAGCATCCACTACTGGTCATATTAGGCCCTACAGCTTCCGGAAAAACCAAACTTGCAGTAAGGCTTGCTGAGGCTCTTCATGGAGAACTGATCAGTGCCGACAGCAGGCAGGTATTTAGAGGTATGGACATTGGTACTGGAAAAGACCTTAAAGAATATAAGATCAATGGTAAACAAATTCCTTATCATCTGATCAATATCAGGGCAGCAGGAGAAAAATACAATGTCAATGAGTTCAAAGAAGATTTTTATCAGGTCTTTGAAGCACTGACAGTAAAGAAAATTCTACCTGTCCTTTGCGGGGGTACAGGGATGTACGTACACAGCATTTTTCAGGACCATGAGTATACTGCAATCCCGGTGAATGAGCCATTGAGGGAAGAATTAAGGTTGAAAGATATTGCGGATTTAAGGGAGCTTCTGAAAGGTTATCCGGCGGTACTAACGCAGCATGCCGACCTTTCTTCATTTAAGCGATTGATCAGGGCAATAGAGATTGCAGAATATTTAAGTCATCATGAACTGGTCTCGGTAAAAAGGCCTTTAATCAAACCTTTTGTCGTGGGGCTGACTTCTGATGTGAGCTTACGCAGGAAAAGGATTCTCCAGAGAATGGAGCTCAGACTGGAAGAAGGAATGATCGGGGAGGTAGAGACTTTACTCGAAAGTGGAGTGGACCCGGAGGTGCTTACTTTTTATGGTTTAGAGTATAAATTCGTTGTAGCCTATTTATCGGGGACCCTAAGTTATACGGAGTTGAAGGTACAGCTCGGAACTGCAATATGTCAGTTTGCAAAGCGTCAGATGACTTTTTTCAGGAAAATGGAAAAGGATGGAGTCGTTATTCATTGGTTCGACACCGATCAGGACTCTGATCAGCTATTTAGCCAGGTTTTAGGTGCTTATATTCATCGAAAGGGACTCTAA
- a CDS encoding DUF3347 domain-containing protein, translating to MKRYFAVAAIMIATSCTNTNQKVALSADSTTTDQASDTAAVVSVQLKDTSVQAIYNGYLSLKDALVSSKFEEAKKAAAALKINLSGYKGCENTAVTAGKMVTAKDLAAQRKDFTALSSDLIAMFKHADIEKGAIYVQHCPMANNGDGGDWLASEKKIQNPYYGDEMMECGAVLEELKPAK from the coding sequence ATGAAAAGATACTTCGCTGTAGCAGCAATTATGATTGCTACATCCTGTACAAACACGAATCAAAAAGTGGCTTTAAGTGCAGATAGCACGACCACCGACCAGGCATCTGATACGGCTGCGGTTGTTAGTGTTCAGTTAAAGGACACCAGTGTACAGGCTATTTACAACGGTTACCTCTCTTTAAAGGATGCGCTGGTCAGCTCAAAATTTGAAGAGGCTAAAAAAGCAGCAGCAGCATTAAAAATTAACCTGTCCGGTTATAAAGGATGTGAAAATACTGCTGTTACGGCTGGAAAAATGGTTACAGCTAAAGATCTTGCTGCCCAGAGAAAAGATTTTACCGCTTTAAGTTCCGACTTGATTGCCATGTTTAAACATGCAGATATCGAGAAAGGAGCCATTTACGTTCAACATTGCCCAATGGCAAATAACGGAGACGGGGGCGATTGGCTGGCTTCAGAAAAGAAAATTCAGAATCCATATTATGGAGATGAAATGATGGAGTGCGGCGCTGTTCTTGAAGAACTTAAACCAGCTAAGTAG
- a CDS encoding MBL fold metallo-hydrolase, translating to MYVVIVIAVLIGFSLWTLNLPVFGSLPEQQRLTKIKTLQNYGQGELTNRSLTPTLPEGVSYWDIILGMLKGNKNGRPKKALPFLTPDFSEVEGIKVTWFGHSSYLLQVDSMRILVDPVFSSRTSPFSFIGTKNYEGTDFVKAEDFPALDLILISHDHYDHLDYQSILKLKNKTRHFMTSIGVGAHLERWGVPTDKITELAWGEEKELNGLKFLARTARHFSGRKFKRNQSLWSAFILQTAQHKLYLGGDSGYDTHFKEDGEQYGPFDLAILECGQYNVHWPLIHMFPEQTVQAAIDLKAKVLLPVHWGKFTLATHDWNEPIMRAVKKAEEEGVQLTTPMLGEPLILDKSYPSSKWFLD from the coding sequence ATGTATGTGGTGATAGTTATTGCGGTATTGATCGGGTTTAGTTTATGGACGCTAAACTTACCGGTCTTCGGAAGCTTGCCGGAGCAGCAACGGCTTACAAAAATTAAAACCCTTCAGAATTACGGGCAAGGGGAATTGACGAACCGGTCTTTAACTCCAACCTTGCCGGAGGGGGTCAGTTACTGGGACATCATCCTTGGTATGCTCAAAGGAAATAAAAACGGGAGACCTAAAAAGGCACTTCCTTTTCTGACACCGGATTTTTCCGAGGTTGAGGGCATAAAAGTTACCTGGTTCGGGCATTCTTCTTATCTGTTGCAGGTAGATAGTATGCGGATCCTGGTTGATCCGGTATTCAGTTCAAGAACTTCTCCTTTCTCTTTTATCGGAACAAAGAATTATGAAGGCACAGATTTTGTCAAAGCAGAGGACTTTCCTGCACTGGACCTGATACTGATCAGTCATGACCATTATGATCACCTTGACTATCAGAGTATACTTAAACTGAAAAATAAAACTAGACATTTCATGACCTCTATAGGGGTAGGCGCGCATTTGGAACGCTGGGGAGTTCCTACGGATAAAATAACTGAATTGGCCTGGGGAGAAGAAAAGGAGCTGAACGGATTGAAGTTTCTGGCAAGAACTGCCCGTCATTTTTCGGGAAGGAAGTTTAAACGAAATCAATCGTTATGGTCCGCTTTCATCCTGCAGACTGCTCAACATAAATTATACCTTGGTGGTGATTCCGGTTATGATACCCATTTTAAAGAGGACGGGGAACAATATGGTCCTTTTGATCTTGCCATTCTGGAATGCGGGCAGTACAATGTGCATTGGCCACTCATTCATATGTTTCCGGAACAAACCGTACAGGCAGCTATAGATTTAAAAGCAAAAGTTCTTCTTCCGGTACATTGGGGTAAGTTTACACTGGCCACTCACGATTGGAATGAACCCATTATGAGGGCCGTTAAAAAGGCAGAGGAAGAAGGGGTTCAGCTAACCACACCCATGCTGGGAGAACCTTTGATCTTGGATAAATCCTATCCTTCCTCTAAATGGTTTCTTGATTAG